In Ailuropoda melanoleuca isolate Jingjing chromosome 7, ASM200744v2, whole genome shotgun sequence, one genomic interval encodes:
- the SLC31A1 gene encoding high affinity copper uptake protein 1: MDHSHHKETSHMAYNSTTGPHHHHPTTSASHSHGGGMDNMMMHMTFYFGFKNVELLFSGLVINTAGEMAGAFVAVFLLAMFYEGLKIARESLLRKSQVSIRYNSMPVPGPNGTILMETHKTVGQQMLSFPHLLQTVLHIIQVVISYFLMLIFMTYNGYLCIAVAAGAGTGYFLFSWKKAVVVDITEHCH; the protein is encoded by the exons ATGGATCATTCCCACCATAAGGAGACAAGCCACATGGCTTACAACAGTACAACAGGACCTCATCACCATCACCCGACCACTTCAGCCTCCCACTCCCATGGCGGGGGAATGGACAACATGATGATG CATATGACCTTCTACTTTGGCTTCAAGAATGTGGAGCTATTGTTTTCTGGTTTGGTCATCAATACAGCTGGAG AAATGGCGGGAGCGTTCGTGGCAGTGTTTTTACTAGCAATGTTCTATGAAGGACTCAAGATAGCCCGAGAGAGCCTGCTGCGCAAGTCACAAGTCAGCATCCGCTACAATTCCATGCCCGTCCCAGGCCCAAATGGAACCATCCTCATGGAGACACACAAAACTGTTGG GCAACAGATGCTGAGCTTCCCTCACCTCCTGCAAACAGTGCTGCATATCATCCAGGTGGTCATCAGCTACTTCCTCATGCTCATCTTCATGACCTACAACGGGTACCTCTGCATTGCGGTGGCAGCCGGGGCGGGCACGGGATACTTCCTTTTCAGCTGGAAGAAGGCAGTGGTCGTGGACATCACCGAGCATTGCCATTAA